From the genome of Parasteatoda tepidariorum isolate YZ-2023 chromosome X1, CAS_Ptep_4.0, whole genome shotgun sequence, one region includes:
- the LOC122272696 gene encoding uncharacterized protein, which yields MPAHTLTVKACDLFVAIGGDFCSAPHAAHFDRQYSPALYASSEAAGYCKWKMIFCWNTRAPLPQLLGIARIRTSPYHPQANGLVEEFHRPLKAALKAHNTEQWSAVLPTLLLGFRAVYKEDLGATTAELVYGTTLRLPGEIFHSSPTDADPKALIDELKSHFELIRPVPTSCHGHRTVFIHPHLKDCSHVFLRHDGVRKPLQPPYDGPYKVISRNDKTFDVLMKGAQRTVSIDRLKPTFLASDDPPPVPASAQAVRTPTVPMTDASTQPAGFANKTTRVGRKVQLPRRYVHFQQHCGGSVQRIVSPLRR from the exons ATGCCTGCCCACACGCTAACGGTGAAAGCATGCGATTTGTTTGTTGCCATAGGTGGAGATTTCTGCTCTGCGCCACATGCAGctcatttcgatcgccaatacagtccagcactttacg CTTCGTCTGAGGCTGCTGGATACTGCAAATGGAAAATGATATTCTGTTGGAATACGAGGGCCC CTCTCCCGCAATTACTGGGTATTGCAAGGATCAGAACTTCTCCCTATCATCCACAAGCAAACGGGCTGGTGGAAGAGTTTCATCGTCCTCTGAAGGCAGCACTGAAAGCACACAATACAGAGCAGTGGTCTGCTGTCCTACCAACGCTGCTGTTGGGATTCAGAGCAGTTTACAAAGAAGATCTTGGGGCCACCACAGCCGAATTAGTGTATGGAACAACCCTGCGTCTACCAGGCGAGATTTTTCATTCATCACCAACTGATGCTGATCCAAAGGCACTCATCGATGAGTTGAAATCGCATTTCGAACTCATTAGACCAGTCCCAACATCTTGCCATGGACATAGAACTGTTTTTATCCATCCCCATTTGAAAGACTGCTCCCATGTGTTCCTGAGACATGACGGAGTACGCAAGCCACTACAACCTCCGTACGACGGACCGTATAAAGTTATTTCCAGAAATGACAAAACTTTCGATGTATTAATGAAGGGTGCACAGCGCACCGTCTCAATTGACAGGTTGAAACCAACCTTCTTAGCAAGTGATGATCCTCCACCTGTTCCTGCTAGTGCTCAAGCAGTAAGGACTCCAACTGTCCCGATGACGGATGCGTCTACTCAGCCAGCTGGTTTTGCCAACAAAACTACACGTGTTGGTAGAAAAGTTCAGCTTCCCCGAAGATATGTCCATTTTCAACAACACTGCGGAGGGAGTGTGCAGCGGATCGTCTCGCCATTACGGCGATAA